A genomic region of Nymphaea colorata isolate Beijing-Zhang1983 chromosome 2, ASM883128v2, whole genome shotgun sequence contains the following coding sequences:
- the LOC116249269 gene encoding leucine-rich repeat receptor-like serine/threonine/tyrosine-protein kinase SOBIR1, with the protein MDNRPVGFFFVNLFVSLASVGVASGALSTQELNALGSLRNHLAGLRSLWGTSESPCHWTGITCETLPDPISQTTRVTRIVLESKRLQGVIPPEIGGLAALKVLSLRGNEISGRIPAEIGGCQQLQELNLRGNLLSGEVPPELSLLRRLSSLDLSTNRFSGEIAFLERLSGLEFLSLSRNRFVGKIPSQLRHLPRLRWVDFSGNDLEEEVPLSLSRSTGKRLRFSGNSARGMLPSIRSRKNFSPKRFLSAENLSPDSPPSAHLNGSTRSRNSSSRSSALSSSPAPSPQPHQNSEHKHNHRFWILGFAIGWLLGMVFGVIFSVIVRIIVKIIRGRNKQTGPIIYSPLIKKAEHLAFLESEEGVASLEIIGRGGCGEVYKAALPGGNGKMIAIKKVHHPATDPATLTEEDTKNLDKKMRQIKSELETVGHIRHRNLLPLLASVARPDCHYLVYEYMENGSLQNALTNAAEGKKPLGWPDRHRIALGIAAGLKYLHFYHSPRIIHRDLKPANVLLDDDLEPRIADFGLAKSMPDMYTHATTSNVAGTFGYIAPEYYQTLKFTDKCDIFSFGVVLAAMVTGKQPSDEFFQHTKEMNMVKWLRNVMSSKTPAEAIDPNLAESGFEEQMLLVLKIACFCTFDEAKSRPNSKEVYIMLAQIK; encoded by the coding sequence ATGGATAACAGACCGGTTGGATTCTTCTTTGTGAACCTGTTCGTGTCTTTGGCATCCGTCGGTGTCGCCTCCGGCGCTCTGTCAACGCAGGAATTGAACGCTCTCGGTTCGCTGAGGAATCACTTGGCCGGCCTCCGCTCCCTATGGGGAACGTCGGAGAGCCCGTGCCACTGGACCGGAATCACTTGTGAGACCCTTCCTGATCCGATCAGTCAGACCACCCGGGTCACCCGGATCGTGCTGGAGTCGAAGCGGCTCCAAGGTGTTATCCCGCCGGAGATCGGAGGCCTGGCGGCGCTCAAGGTACTGTCGCTTCGCGGCAACGAGATCTCGGGCAGAATTCCGGCGGAAATTGGGGGGTGCCAGCAGCTCCAGGAGCTTAACCTGCGGGGAAACCTCCTCTCGGGCGAGGTGCCCCCCGAGCTCTCGTTGCTCCGGCGACTCAGCTCGCTCGACCTTTCGACGAACAGATTCTCGGGCGAGATCGCGTTTCTCGAGCGCCTCTCCGGCCTCGAGTTCCTTTCTCTCTCCAGAAATCGGTTCGTGGGAAAGATCCCTTCCCAATTGAGACACTTACCCAGGCTCCGGTGGGTCGATTTCTCAGGTAACGACCTCGAAGAGGAGGTCCCGCTCTCACTCTCACGCTCCACCGGAAAAAGGCTGCGTTTCTCCGGCAATTCCGCGCGTGGCATGCTCCCGTCTATTAGGTCCCGCAAGAATTTCTCGCCGAAGAGGTTCTTGTCCGCCGAGAACTTGTCCCCTGACTCGCCTCCATCCGCTCATCTCAATGGCTCGACCCGTTCGAGGAATAGCTCCTCGAGATCCAGTGCCCTATCTTCTTCCCCTGCTCCATCTCCACAGCCCCATCAGAATTCTGAGCATAAGCACAACCACAGATTCTGGATACTCGGGTTCGCCATCGGATGGCTGCTCGGAATGGTTTTCGGCGTCATCTTTTCCGTCATCGTCCGGATTATCGTGAAGATAATTCGAGGGAGAAACAAGCAGACCGGTCCCATAATTTACAGTCCCCTGATTAAGAAAGCAGAGCATCTTGCATTTCTTGAATCCGAGGAAGGCGTCGCCTCACTGGAGATCATCGGAAGAGGTGGCTGTGGAGAGGTCTACAAGGCCGCATTGCCTGGCGGCAATGGCAAAATGATCGCAATCAAAAAGGTGCATCATCCGGCGACGGACCCGGCGACTCTCACCGAGGAAGACACGAAGAATCTGGACAAGAAGATGAGGCAGATCAAGTCGGAGTTGGAGACGGTTGGCCACATCCGACACCGGAACTTGCTTCCTCTGCTAGCCTCTGTGGCGCGTCCTGACTGCCACTACCTCGTTTACGAGTATATGGAAAATGGCAGTTTGCAGAACGCGTTAACAAATGCTGCGGAGGGGAAAAAACCGCTGGGTTGGCCGGACAGGCATCGGATTGCTTTGGGAATTGCCGCAGGGTTGAAGTACCTGCACTTCTACCACAGCCCTAGGATCATCCACAGGGACCTGAAGCCTGCAAACGTGCTCCTTGACGACGACCTCGAGCCGAGGATCGCCGATTTCGGTCTGGCGAAGTCGATGCCAGACATGTACACTCACGCGACCACGTCAAATGTCGCCGGAACATTCGGCTACATTGCTCCGGAGTATTACCAGACACTCAAGTTCACTGACAAGTGCGATATCTTCAGCTTCGGGGTGGTGCTGGCCGCGATGGTAACTGGTAAGCAGCCATCCGATGAGTTCTTTCAGCACACCAAAGAGATGAACATGGTAAAGTGGCTGAGGAACGTGATGTCCTCCAAAACCCCGGCGGAAGCCATTGATCCCAATCTCGCTGAGTCCGGCTTCGAGGAGCAGATGCTTCTGGTTCTCAAGATTGCTTGCTTCTGCACCTTTGACGAAGCCAAGAGCAGGCCTAACAGCAAGGAAGTGTACATCATGCTAGCTCAGATCAAGTAA